The Heliomicrobium undosum nucleotide sequence ACCTGCTAGGTTTTCCGCATAGCCCTGCAGGACGGGGTTCTGCTGCCGGGCCGCATTCGACCGGATTTGGTTGATCGCCCAGCGCATGTCCACCTGCCGCGTCTGAATCTGAAACTGTACGGGCCTCGTCAGGCCGGAAAGATAGCGGGAGAAGGCCGACTCGACAGACGACTGCTCATTGTCCGAAAGCAGGAAGTAGTTGATGGACCCGCACTCGATGGCCGCCCGGTATTCGCCCGCGCCCAGGTTGATGGCGCTGTGACGGATATCCTTAATCTTGAGGAACGTCTGGGCGCTGGGGATGTCGGGCTTCTCCTTTTTGCTTCGCCGCTGCTTTCGTTTCTCAAAAAAGAAAACGCTACCAAAAATGGCAGTCAGCAGCGTAATGATCCCGGCGGCAACGATCAACGTAAGCCCCTCCGTTTCTCCTGGGCGGGCAACATCGCCGCCGGATCCTGGATGTACGGGAACGCTTTGGGACGGAAGGCATAGGCCAGTCGGTTTCGCCAATACTGGTCGGCGGTCATCCCGAAGGCGTCCATATTCCAGAAGGCCATGTATAGGCCAAGACCCAGCGGAATGACGCCCGCTACAAGGCCGGGGATGATGCCGGACAGAGCGAAGACGGTGAGGCCGGCCCCTCCTCCGAAGCACAGCCCCACCAGAAAGTAGGCCAATTGCCGGAGGCTGAACATGCCTCCGACAACCTTATCCTCCCCATCCATCTGCAGGGGAAGGTGATACATGCCCCCCATTGTTCATCTCCTCGTTTTCTACTGGAAAATGCCAAGACCCACGGAGGTAAGAAACCAGGCGCCGCCACAGATCGCCGTGCCGCCCATGGCCATGAGAAAGCCCGTCATCATGTCGGCACGCTTTTGCGGATTGGAACTGAGCGCTGCCATCTTGGCCCCAATGGTAGCCATGGCAACGGCGCACACGATGGTCAAAATCGCCATGATCCACTTGACCGCATCTAGGATTTTGTTCCCTGCAGATTCCAAACTTTGCTTTTGTACGCCGCCCGTTACACTGACATTTACTTCAGCAAAGGCAATCCCGCAAAAGATGAACGTAGCAGCTAGGCAGAGGGCCAGAATCACCGCTGTTTTTTTCTTCAATCCCATTCTTTCACCCCCTTAAAGAAAAATGAACTGCGCTTTTGTTTTGCAGGAGGCCTGTTACCCCCCCTCAAACAAAAAAGCCGACTTCCCTGCCATGGCAGAAAAATCAGCTCCGCAATCATAACGCCCCGGCCTTTTATGGAGAGCCAGGGCGTTTTACTTACTTTTGGACACACCTTGGGCGCTGGATTTTTGTGAGGTCAAAAACCCAAATTTCTGTGGATGTAGAGGCCTGCGCTTTCGACTTCCAGCAAGTCACACCTGCCTCGTTTTGGGCATACCTTGGGCACTACGGTTTTTGTGAGGTGAAAAACCCAAATTTTCGATTCGGGAATCACCAAAAACCATTTACAACTTAATTATACTGATCCTTTAATTAGTGTCAAACGACTGGGCGACAGACGAGAAAACAAAGACGTTATTAGCATACTGCAACCTTCAATGCTTGAATGGCCTGATCTTTTCCTTCAATCCCGTGTTTCTCTGGCTCACCTTGTCGTTCTTGACAGCAATCCAGAGAGCCCTGTCTGTCCCCACAAGAACCGCCATCTCCCTGGCCCGCGTGATCGCCGTATACAGAAGGTTCCTTGCCAGCATGACGTAGGACTGTGTAGTAATGGGGACGATTACGGCCTTAAACTCGCTTCCCTGGCTCTTGTGGACGGTGATGGCGTAGGCCAGCGCCAACTGTCCCAACTCTTCCTGCGTGTAGGCAACCTCCTGGCCGTTAAACTGGACCACGATACCCTCTGCGGGTTCCGACTCGCTATCGTCGCTGTTCGCCTGCACCATTCCTACCGAGACGATGGTTCCGATGTCGCCGTTAAGTACGCCTTTACCGTAGTTGTTCTTCGTCTGGATCACCTTGTCCCGTAGGCGGAACACCTGGCTGCCGTAAGTGATTTCCTCCATCTTTCCACTACCCCGCGCCGGATTGACAACCTCCTGCAACCGCCGGTTCAGGCTATCCGTCCCGGTATGCCCTTTCTTCATCGGGCACAGCACTTGTATGTCCCCAATGCCCATCCCTTTTTGGATCAGCCGCATGACGGACCGAAGAATCAAGTCGGCCACTTTTTCGGGGTCTTCCTGCCAGATGAAGAAAAAGTCTCCCTTGGTCGGATTGATCTGGGGCGCCTGCCCCCGGTTGATGCGGTGTGCGTTCAGCACGATCTGGCTCTGTTCCGCCTGGCGGAAGATCCGGGTCAGCCGGACGGATGGACAACCGGCCTCAATCAGGTCTTTCAGTACGTTCCCTGGCCCCACAGAGGGTAACTGGTCCGTGTCTCCCACGAGCAACACTTTCGTCCCCGGCGCCAAGGCGTCGAATACCCGATAGGCCAGCGAGAGATCCATCATGGAGGATTCATCGACCACAAGCAGGTTGCAAGGAAGCGGGTTGTCCCGGTTGTACTGGGCCTTGCCGTCCTTGCCGATACCCAGCATCCGGTGCAGTGTTCCCGCCTCCCGGCCAGTAACTTCGGCCATGCGCCGGGAAGCGCGCCCGGTGGGTGCTGCCAGTAAGATCTTCGCTTCGGGATGCAACTTTTCAAAGACATACAAAACAGCACGGGTTGTTTGTGTTTTACCAGTTCCCGGACCGCCCGTCAAAATCAACAGATCCGTCTGAGAGATGGCCCGACACGCTTGTCGTTGCTCTGGCGCAAGTTCAATCCGGGTGGCACGCTCATAAGCGAGAATAAGTTTATCCAGGTTGGCTGGCGGTTTGTCATGAACACCCATCATCGCCTGCACTTTTTCGGCCAGACGCAGTTCGGCCTGGTACAGCCAGCTTGGATACACGACCTGCCCGTTCTGTACTAACACAGTCCGCTCCTTGTCGTCGGCCAGGGTGCATAACTGGCTTAGGGCCCGCTCAACGCGCTGTCTCTCCACCGAACGAGTCTCACGGTTCAGTAGCACGCATGACTGCTCGATGACATCCTCCATGGGGATCCAGCAATGACCCAGGCTG carries:
- a CDS encoding PrgI family protein; amino-acid sequence: MGGMYHLPLQMDGEDKVVGGMFSLRQLAYFLVGLCFGGGAGLTVFALSGIIPGLVAGVIPLGLGLYMAFWNMDAFGMTADQYWRNRLAYAFRPKAFPYIQDPAAMLPAQEKRRGLR
- the recD2 gene encoding SF1B family DNA helicase RecD2, whose translation is MQSDLFQQATEPAAGDARTAELKGIVRRIIFQKGDFYILAISPEQRKDTVTATGEFFNLAPNDSLILWGEWVDHNRFGKQLKVTRWERPQPTNEAQLREYLSSAFIKGVGSSKAAQIVNAYGTNALDIILEQGPKTLEAIKGIGPRQAEQIYNAIRDRHELHRVVMNLLPLGFTPKLAQRVYKKFGSRTVDIVKTDPYRLTEVDLIGFYRADQIAASVGLPRDSDGRIKAAIRHVVEGQTASLGHCWIPMEDVIEQSCVLLNRETRSVERQRVERALSQLCTLADDKERTVLVQNGQVVYPSWLYQAELRLAEKVQAMMGVHDKPPANLDKLILAYERATRIELAPEQRQACRAISQTDLLILTGGPGTGKTQTTRAVLYVFEKLHPEAKILLAAPTGRASRRMAEVTGREAGTLHRMLGIGKDGKAQYNRDNPLPCNLLVVDESSMMDLSLAYRVFDALAPGTKVLLVGDTDQLPSVGPGNVLKDLIEAGCPSVRLTRIFRQAEQSQIVLNAHRINRGQAPQINPTKGDFFFIWQEDPEKVADLILRSVMRLIQKGMGIGDIQVLCPMKKGHTGTDSLNRRLQEVVNPARGSGKMEEITYGSQVFRLRDKVIQTKNNYGKGVLNGDIGTIVSVGMVQANSDDSESEPAEGIVVQFNGQEVAYTQEELGQLALAYAITVHKSQGSEFKAVIVPITTQSYVMLARNLLYTAITRAREMAVLVGTDRALWIAVKNDKVSQRNTGLKEKIRPFKH